The genomic window TTTAGATACTTGATTCCCAACTCAACAGTAGGTTTCGACAGTAAGTCTCTTAGGTCTCTTCAAGGGATGGAATCCAACTCCATCCCCACTAGGGTTTGTTATATTATTTCGGATtgttttccataaaaaaaaacaaaatttaatctGCACATTGGCAGCCATGATGCTATCTTCTCCCTTTTTTGTTAAAAGGCAACTCTTAGGTAGGGATTCACAGTTGTATGGTTGATATATCCTGCTTTTCTtcagagaaagtagagttgcctACGTGAAACAgttgttctcagaggacagcaggataatcATCCATGAACATCCATTCTGCTCCCCTTATGGATTTGAAATTGCTTTATAAAGTTGTTATATAAGACTAAGACAGCCCAATGTTATGGTGACTAGGCAAGCAGTCTCacatatatcaaggaaaacctgtAAAGACTTTTCCAGAACTCTCTATAAAAATACTTATTTTGGCATCATCAAATGACAACACCCACTTTGtgactgtccttggagaacacttgttacaggtaaattcatttattttattaaataaagtTGTGATGTTGCTTTGTTTCATTCAGATATGTAGAAATGTTATCAACTAAGTTGTAGGTGTTTGACCTATATAATATTGTTCCAATAAATGATCACTGTAGTGAATTTGTCTGAGACCTAAAGTATGCAAACTACCCTGTTTTgaaatctgtctttttttttgtgtttttgtggtGATGTCATGGAAATGAGCATTTGGTTTATGATGTCACTGTGAatatttgcattgcatgcacTCCTGCAGTGGTATCAGAAATCAAATTGCCATAATCACAGTacaacattataaaaaaaaaagtctcaatgaAACTTGTATTtgtttcttgctttatttttattttctgaattcCAGTTAATAGTTTACCTTgtaaattttcattttattcatcttTTATTTCCTATTCATTTCTGAGGCTCAGAATCTATATATAATCATTCTATGTAATATTTTCCAATAGTAATATACAGGTAGGATATCTGATACAAGCAGGAATAGTTGTTCACAGTGCTAAACTTAGATTCAAACATAGAATACTGTTTGACTTTTTAGCTTATCAAGATTCAGAAATTTACTGCTATTGTAGTATCACTGTAGGACTTTATTGCTAAATCATAATTCTCAAAGTAGTAGACCTCCCTTATCTGTTTAACAGTTCTGCTAATCAGTAATCTTTAAAACATGCTTTTAATGAGCAATAAAATTCAGTCCAAATGAATTCTTTATTTTCACTTTAAGAATTTGTAGTAACATAAAACtctccttatatatttttttattctgactttattttttaatttatttttagaatAACAACAACTTGGATGCATGTTGTGCTGTCCTTGCACAGGAAAGTACAAAGTATCTCTATGGTGAAGGAGACCTAGGTTTTTCGGATGATTCTCGGATTGCTGGCCTACGTAATCACATGACATCTTTAAATTTGGATTTACAGTCACAGAACGTTTGTCACCATGGAAGAGAAGGAAGTAGAATGAATGGAAGTAGGACACTGACTCACAGCATTAGTGATGGACATCTTCAAGGTGGCCAATCCAATAATGAACTGTTTCTGCAGGAGCCGCAGACAGCACCCGCTCAGGTTCCACAAGGCTTTGTCTTTGGAATGGCAAATACAATTAGTCCTTCTAACCCTGGACATCAGCTAGGCCAGAAGGGATCATCTGGTTTGACTCAGCAAACACCCAGATTCAAGCCTATAATGGTAACTTTGGCTCCAAACATTCAGACAGGCCGTAATACCCCTACATCCTTGCACATACATGGTGGGCCTCCACCTGTACTTAACAGCCCACAGGGAAATTCTATCTATATTAGGCCTTATATCACAACTCCGGGTGGTGCAGCTCGACAGACACAGCAACAACCAGGTTGGATGTCTCAGTTTACTCCCATGCACCCTCAACATGTCTATCAGCATTCACAACCAGGTCCCTGGACTACTCTTCCTTCATCATATCCTGCGTCACATACCTCACCACCACAAGTTACACAGCAGGGCCATCAGACCTCGCATGTCTATATGCCTATTAGCTCACCAACTACTCCTCAAGCACCCACTCTTCACTCTAGTAGCTTACAACCTTCTACCAATAGTCTGTACAACATTCAGAATATCTCAACAGGACCTCGTAAAAATCAAATTGAAATAAAACTTGAACCGCCACAAAGAAACAATTCAGCAATGCATTCAGCAGGCCCTCTCTCTTCCACTAACTCTTCTGTCAATAGCCAAACTTTAACTAGAAGTCAACCCGCTGTTTACATAGCGGCCAGTCCATCAAATACTGATGAAGGGATCTCCCGCAACCAGCCTAAAGTCTATATTTCAGCTAATGCTCCTGCAGGTGATGACCAGGTGGTGCGGAATCAGCCTACCCTCTTCATATCTACCAACCCTGGAACCACAGCTGTCACCAGGAATGTCTCTGGTCAAGTAAGCATGGGTCCCGCATTCATTCATCATCACCCACCAAAAGGTCGAGCAATGGGTAACAACACTTCGGCAACTTCTCCTCGAGTGGTGGTCACTCAACCTAACACAAAATATACTTTTAAAATTACAGTTTCTCCAAACAAGCCACCTGCAGTTTCACCAGGGGTAGTGTCTCCAACTTTTGAACCTACAAATCTTCTAAATCTTCCTGATCATTATGTAGAACCAGAGGGAATCCAGCATTTTACAGACCCTGTTTTATCACATGTTGATAGGATCAATGATGCACGCAAATTGAGCCTGGGATCAGATGAGGCTGCCTGCACACAAGGTAATATCAATATTTATATTGTAAGATCTGTATGCATCCTACAGTAAAATTACACTTACCATTTGTTTTAAGAGTCTGCGGGGGTTAGTCATAGATGAGAGTTAGAAATCTTATCTCTGGGTTTCTAACTAAAGGAATTGTTTACTCAGGAGAATCAAGAAATAAGATCCATCCTATTGACATTTATCAACATTAAAGAAGATCCCATCCATTAGTAAAAGGCCCATTATACTAGGTTGCATAGATAAATTGATGTAAATCTGACATCAAGTCCTATATCTAATCATAGGTCCACAAATTCATATTACaacttttttgtatatttttttactgCAAATAAAGCAGTACTTatcttcaaaataaaatcataagaacataagaaattgccatattgggtcagaccaagggtccatcaagcctagcatcctgtttccaacagtggccaatccaggctacaagtacctggcaagtacccagaaactaagtaaatcccatgttactaatgctagtaataggatcaacttgattaatagcaggtaatggacttctcctccaagaacttatccaaacctttttttaaacccagctacattaactgcactgtCCACATccccttgcaacaaattccagagtttaattgtgcattgagtgaaaaagaattttctccgattagttttaaatgtgctacatgctccttctaatatccgaaagcgtaaataaccaattcacatttacccgttctagacctctcatgattttaaaaacctctatcatattcaaAGAGAACATCATGCCAATACTCTTGTAATATGTTTATTGGCTATGTTATTGTTAAAAcgtttgttcgatgtaaaccgagttgatttgatctgcatcaagaaattcggtatagaaaaaccttaaataaataaataaatactttaaaaatccCAAACACAGGACCATGTTTGGGAATGTATTCCTGCATTAGAGAGAACAATCCACCACGCTACTGCTGTTTCTCTGGTGGAACTTACAATAAatgtaaacacaaaaaaaaataatataacttGCATTTAGAACGGAAAAATCAAACTGGATACACACAGGAAAATGGCTGTGGCGTCATCTTACTAACATAAATTCAAAAATCTGGATttttaaatggaagaaaaacagTTTTAGCAAGTAAAATAACCCAACTAACCTACCTCACCAGATCAAAATACTTATTTAAAGACACAATTGTCCAATCATGAAGAGAATTCAAATCACAAAATTCCATTAAATGTCCACATTAAGTCCAGTATATTGAACAGCTTGTAATCTAACACTCCAAAATTGTTTTTGCAAGTGTAAGTTGAGCTACCCTATCTCCATACCTCCAGTGAGGATGAACAAATTTAACACGAGCCATTTTAATGCACTGAATTCATGATTAAAATCCACACAATACTGGACCAAAGGAGCTTGCAGTTTTCTACTATTTAAACAGTTCCTGTGTTCCAAAAGGCACATCTTGATCTTCTTTTTTATGTGTCCATCCCAGAACTTCTGGCAGGAACATACCACAACGTAAATAACACAAGAGGAATCACAATCAGAATGCACATTTAGATAATATGATTTATTAGGATGTTGCCAACTAGTGCCTGAAATCACTTGATCACAAAGAAAGCAATAACCGCAAGGATAATGTCCTGGTTGGTTAGAATCATCTTGATCAATTGATGGAGTGAAACTCGAGCATACCACATATCCTCTAATATTCTAACTACAAATATAGGCTATGCAGGGCGAAACTGTAAATATCTTATGTAGAGCTTGTATATGCCAATGGCAGCAAATTATAGATGTGACATCCTTAGCCTTGTCAGAGTATGGTAAAACACAAATAAGACGTTGTGAAGTAGAGTTTTGATTTGCTTGTAACAATACATCTCTATGTGAAGTGCTCATTATAAGCAGCTCTGACAAAATGGTAGGGATAGCCATGGTCTAAAATCTGATGAATCATATCAAGTGCCTTGATCTTGAAATCACTGTGGTCAGGTTATATGTGACACAGCTGAAAAAATTGTTCAATAGGAAGTTCATCCATAAAGCTCTAGGGTGAAAGCTTTCATATCGCAATAAGTTGTTCTTCTCAATAGATTTGCGATAAATAGAAGTGGAAAGAGATCCACCGTGTTTCAACATTAAGATGTCAAGAAAAGGAATTTGATGGCAATTAAAATCCATACAGATTTTCAAATTGTGGTCCAATGAGTTAAGCCATATAAGAAAAGCATGTAATTGGTCGATAGACGAAttccaaatacaaaaaaacattgTCGAATTATGAGTCCAAAGTAAAATGAATTGACATCAATAAGATGAATATAAAAAGGACTCTTCAAAGTGAGCCAcactaaaaggtaaattttaaaagccgagtGTATGCCAAAATCAGGATAGGTACATGCATGAAGGTCATGGgtgtgtccacccaattttaaatgctacctacatgcatgcacatctctcgATAGgaatatctcacttggaatgaaaaaggggtgtggtgtaaGCATGGCATGGCCATGAGAAGTGTGTGCAAGCACTTATGCACCTAGGCAAGCCTAGGTCCAGGTCTGTgtaacgttacttctgctatggaggaggtgtatgtttaaaaaaacaaaacagtcatCCCTGAgtggtttaaggggtctggggtaaccaggggagtgcaggctaaagaaccaggagaaTTTCAAGGagctagctctagactgggcaaactggtggataaattggtgaaactggtcatggtgtggatgcacccatgttataaaattccttcaCTTGATCAGCTCATTCCTGGAGGTGCGCGATTGTACACAACCAGTTGCAAAATagggtgcacacatatgcacacctaggctattttataatagatGTGTATATGTaggtgtatgttataaaattactgcatccctgggtgcaggtTGATGCACACACGTCTATGTGCATCTGCGTTGCTCCTTTAAAAGTTACATCCATATGTTGGCAAGATCTGGCATTAAGGAAGCCCCCATGGTAATACCATGAAGCTGATGATAAAATTCCTGTTGGAAGTAAAATTAATTCTGAGAAAAAGTCAGCTCAAACAACTGAATAATGAAATTCAAAGAAATACACTGTGGTGATAGTCTAGCATCAAAAATTGCTTTAATTATATCCAATGCATCCAAATTGAGGGATATTAGTATACAATGATTGCCCGAAAGTGACAGAAACCATTTCACATGAAATATCATGCATCTGACTAAGCTTGGACAACATATGTGAAGTATCTTATGTAAGAACAATCTTTAATGACTTCAGATTATAAAAGAGATCAATGAAGTGTCATGGGCTGTGGCGTGCTTGATGCAACCTAgcaggcaaacctactaggcccacaccgACAGCAGGTGGACTTGCTCTTACTATGACTCattctagggcttcacctatattagccccattccctgcaggttgagtccttgagtTCTAGGAGCTGGCAGGACTCAGGCGAGAGTCAGGAGTGATCAGATTTCTAGAAGCTGTGACCAACAGACGTGAGCATGCCCCGCCTGTTACTATCCATGCATCCACGctaggtcccccttcagtctcttcttttccgcggtgcagttgcctcgaAGTCGTGGAGCTCCATggtttttcctgttttcctcaaTAGATTTCGGATTCCTGTGCTCTTCTCGCCAGGTCCCCCTTCGCAGTCTGTGCCCCCCGTGTGGTaggttttctttcaatttttttccaaCTTTGAGGTTGAGTCCTGACTCTCGCATCAAGGTATCCATCGGCCATCGACCGCACGCCCGGTTCTTTGTCAGTGTCGACCGGTTTTCGTCAGTGCCTTCGGACTATGTCTATTATGGATCTACAtaaggtttgcatcctctgcctgagggCCTCGCACAATGTCTGTGGGGTGTGTGTGatcagatgactcccaaaggGCGTCATGCGCACctcgataaaatggagaaacatttAGGAGCCCCAAAGTATGCTCCGTCTTCTCCTGCGTCGGTTTTGTCAACACCCAGAGGTCACGGGGAGCCCTCGGACATACTTCCCCTAGCTGTGCCTCTCGCCAGTAACTCCAAGGGTTGAGGGGACGGTGATAGATCCTCGTTGGTCTCACCGGTCTTCTGGACACTGGGATTGTCCGCTTCCTCGgcgccagggaaagaccaggccgagcactgcAAGAGATCCCGCAAACATTGCCACCAGTCGCCATCAATGCATGACTCTGGTTCCAGAGCGGTACTTGCGGTTGCTGGGCGCCATCTAAGCAACACCAGccatcggaggccccatcctccaatgcGCCTGGTAGTCCTCggcattccccaccgacaccggtacTGGGCACCGTGCCATCTCTGAGACCCGAGGAAGAGCCGGTGACGCCtcttccccctccatcagtcctcacctcccaggactttcaggaggagctggaccacagGATGCAATCCACAGTGCTCAAGGTTTTCCAGAGCGTTGAGCTGCCGGTGTCACCAGCCCCCACGCAGGTGCCCGAGCCTCCGCCCTCGATGCTAGCAACCCTGCCTGAGTGTCTGGACGTCCTCCTGGGTGCTCTTCCAACGCAACCGGTGCTcgagggctccctgaaataacagtgatgagaaagacagaaagaaaaaaaaggtgaaagaatccatctggaactgagaggggaggggcggtgagTGATCCTcgattgggagacccgccccctctgacgtcactgaggactgtgacggacgttaaatgGCGCCAGGACACAAggtgtcgcgcgccgaaggggcgcgacagaggccactcccctttgtgcaccccttcgtgcattccgtagtgttagccattccccatgttcttttatagcccttgttaacaatccctatatttaaatgtttaatgtacttgacaaaggtaacgcatgagttcctgcaaattttaaatgtaaaccgatgtgatatgtaaaatcgaacaccggtatataaaaaataaataaataaataccaatttTCGGGGCCTCCAAGAAGGAAGATAAGGCCGGTACCATGGTTCCCCAAGCCCTTGCCGGATCCTTCAGGCCTACTGAGGCCTCCGGTCCCCTCGATTCCAGGGGAACAGTCGATGCCTTCAGTACCCTTGATGCCTCTGCAACCATTGGAGCCCAGGGTTGATACCCCATAAGGGCCTTAAAacccttggggtgatgactcCACGGACTCGTCCTCGGATTTCTCGGACGATCCCCTCTCGGAGCCCTCCCCACCGGAGGAACGTGCTGATCTCCTCCCAAGGACTTGTCATTTGCGGGGTTTGTCAGGGCTGTGGCTGAAGCTGTCCCCTTTCAGCTGCTCACGGAGGAGGATGAACTacataaaatgctggaagtgctccagttcatcgatgctcctaaggagatcatggcagtaCCTATCCATGATACTTTTAAGGACCACCTCCTCCGaatgtgggagcaccccattaccagtacaaagtgctcCCCTTCGGGCTGGAATTGGCCCCCTGtgtttttaccaaatgcctagcggTGGTGGCCGCCTACCTCAGGCATCGCTCGATGCATgtgttcccttacctggatgactggttggtcAGGAGCAACTCCCACTTGGGAGCCTTGCAGGCCCTGGCCCTGACGGTACAGATGCAGATGATGGGGTTTGTCATAACCTTCCCCAATCTCATTTCTGCCcttctcctcagctggacttcataggtgcCAGGTTGGACACGGTGCAGGCGAAAGCTTTTCAGCGCAAGACCGGGCGGTTGCCCTTGCCTTGCTGGCTACCCTTGTCCAGAACAGCCGGAGGGTACCAGCTTgccttctgctctgcctgctgggtcacatggcggcctCCGTCCATGTGACCCCCTCTGGCCCGACTCTGCATGAGGAGGGCCCAATGAACCCTACagtcccagtggcagcaggctTCCCAGGATCTCGAGGCGCCCGTCCTGGTTACAGACCTTCTCAGAGTATCTCTGTCCTGGAGGGAAGATCTCTCCAACCTGGAGAAAGGACTTCCTTTCCAGCCCTCTCCACCTCAGGTGgttctcaccaccaatgcttcccctCAGGGGTGAGGAGCCAATGTGAACAGTATCCACACACAaggtctctggactgcctccgaaGCCCGTtctcagataaacttcctggagcttcgagcaattcgGTATGCTCTGTGGGTATTCAGAGACTTGTTGTCATCCAAGATTGTCCTAATTCGGACGGACAGCTAggttgcaatgtggtatatcaacaagcagggcggcacgGGTTTATTTCCCCTCTGCCACAAGGCAGTatagatctggtcctgggcctttTCCCAGGGAATGTCACTACAAGCGACCTACCTGCCAGGCCACCTCAACATGCTGGCAGACCGCTTGAGCTGCTCCTTTTAGCCActtgagtggtccctcaacctgGAGGTGGTGGCTGAGCTTTTTCGCCAATGGGGCATgccagatgtggatctcttcacCTTCCCAAGCAACCACAAGGTGGCAGGAATTTTTCCCTAGTGTCAGGGACAGCCATCCGGCctgtgatgccttctccctccactgggggtCAGGCCTACTGTACGCGTACTCCCCGCTACTGCTTAAGGGTCCTCAGGGTCCTACTCCTGAggaccctgctgaagcttcagcaggacagagggaccatgatactcgtggtgcctgcctgtccccaacaggtctGGTAGCCACTTCTGCAGGACGTGTCGGTGCGGGCACCCATTCAGCTGGGGAATGTGCCCGATCTCATCTTGCAGAATAA from Rhinatrema bivittatum chromosome 3, aRhiBiv1.1, whole genome shotgun sequence includes these protein-coding regions:
- the TAB2 gene encoding TGF-beta-activated kinase 1 and MAP3K7-binding protein 2 isoform X1, whose protein sequence is MAQGSPQIDFQVLNDLRQKFPEVPVVVVSRCMQQNNNNLDACCAVLAQESTKYLYGEGDLGFSDDSRIAGLRNHMTSLNLDLQSQNVCHHGREGSRMNGSRTLTHSISDGHLQGGQSNNELFLQEPQTAPAQVPQGFVFGMANTISPSNPGHQLGQKGSSGLTQQTPRFKPIMVTLAPNIQTGRNTPTSLHIHGGPPPVLNSPQGNSIYIRPYITTPGGAARQTQQQPGWMSQFTPMHPQHVYQHSQPGPWTTLPSSYPASHTSPPQVTQQGHQTSHVYMPISSPTTPQAPTLHSSSLQPSTNSLYNIQNISTGPRKNQIEIKLEPPQRNNSAMHSAGPLSSTNSSVNSQTLTRSQPAVYIAASPSNTDEGISRNQPKVYISANAPAGDDQVVRNQPTLFISTNPGTTAVTRNVSGQVSMGPAFIHHHPPKGRAMGNNTSATSPRVVVTQPNTKYTFKITVSPNKPPAVSPGVVSPTFEPTNLLNLPDHYVEPEGIQHFTDPVLSHVDRINDARKLSLGSDEAACTQALLVHQKTRMGRLQRELEIQKKKLDKLKSEVNEMENNLTRRRLKRSNSASQIPSHEEMQQLRSCNRQLQIDIDCLTKEIDLFQTRGPHFNPSAIHNFYDNIGFLGPVPPKPKGTVSVGPHFNPSAIHNFYDNIGFLGPVPPKPKGTVSVDQRSTVKTPKNVTDIEEDEEAQWSCTACTFLNHPALNRCEQCEMPRHF
- the TAB2 gene encoding TGF-beta-activated kinase 1 and MAP3K7-binding protein 2 isoform X2; the encoded protein is MAQGSPQIDFQVLNDLRQKFPEVPVVVVSRCMQQNNNNLDACCAVLAQESTKYLYGEGDLGFSDDSRIAGLRNHMTSLNLDLQSQNVCHHGREGSRMNGSRTLTHSISDGHLQGGQSNNELFLQEPQTAPAQVPQGFVFGMANTISPSNPGHQLGQKGSSGLTQQTPRFKPIMVTLAPNIQTGRNTPTSLHIHGGPPPVLNSPQGNSIYIRPYITTPGGAARQTQQQPGWMSQFTPMHPQHVYQHSQPGPWTTLPSSYPASHTSPPQVTQQGHQTSHVYMPISSPTTPQAPTLHSSSLQPSTNSLYNIQNISTGPRKNQIEIKLEPPQRNNSAMHSAGPLSSTNSSVNSQTLTRSQPAVYIAASPSNTDEGISRNQPKVYISANAPAGDDQVVRNQPTLFISTNPGTTAVTRNVSGQVSMGPAFIHHHPPKGRAMGNNTSATSPRVVVTQPNTKYTFKITVSPNKPPAVSPGVVSPTFEPTNLLNLPDHYVEPEGIQHFTDPVLSHVDRINDARKLSLGSDEAACTQALLVHQKTRMGRLQRELEIQKKKLDKLKSEVNEMENNLTRRRLKRSNSASQIPSHEEMQQLRSCNRQLQIDIDCLTKEIDLFQTRGPHFNPSAIHNFYDNIGFLGPVPPKPKGTVSVGPHFNPSAIHNFYDNIGFLGPVPPKPKDQRSTVKTPKNVTDIEEDEEAQWSCTACTFLNHPALNRCEQCEMPRHF
- the TAB2 gene encoding TGF-beta-activated kinase 1 and MAP3K7-binding protein 2 isoform X3 yields the protein MAQGSPQIDFQVLNDLRQKFPEVPVVVVSRCMQQNNNNLDACCAVLAQESTKYLYGEGDLGFSDDSRIAGLRNHMTSLNLDLQSQNVCHHGREGSRMNGSRTLTHSISDGHLQGGQSNNELFLQEPQTAPAQVPQGFVFGMANTISPSNPGHQLGQKGSSGLTQQTPRFKPIMVTLAPNIQTGRNTPTSLHIHGGPPPVLNSPQGNSIYIRPYITTPGGAARQTQQQPGWMSQFTPMHPQHVYQHSQPGPWTTLPSSYPASHTSPPQVTQQGHQTSHVYMPISSPTTPQAPTLHSSSLQPSTNSLYNIQNISTGPRKNQIEIKLEPPQRNNSAMHSAGPLSSTNSSVNSQTLTRSQPAVYIAASPSNTDEGISRNQPKVYISANAPAGDDQVVRNQPTLFISTNPGTTAVTRNVSGQVSMGPAFIHHHPPKGRAMGNNTSATSPRVVVTQPNTKYTFKITVSPNKPPAVSPGVVSPTFEPTNLLNLPDHYVEPEGIQHFTDPVLSHVDRINDARKLSLGSDEAACTQALLVHQKTRMGRLQRELEIQKKKLDKLKSEVNEMENNLTRRRLKRSNSASQIPSHEEMQQLRSCNRQLQIDIDCLTKEIDLFQTRGPHFNPSAIHNFYDNIGFLGPVPPKPKGPHFNPSAIHNFYDNIGFLGPVPPKPKGTVSVDQRSTVKTPKNVTDIEEDEEAQWSCTACTFLNHPALNRCEQCEMPRHF
- the TAB2 gene encoding TGF-beta-activated kinase 1 and MAP3K7-binding protein 2 isoform X4; amino-acid sequence: MAQGSPQIDFQVLNDLRQKFPEVPVVVVSRCMQQNNNNLDACCAVLAQESTKYLYGEGDLGFSDDSRIAGLRNHMTSLNLDLQSQNVCHHGREGSRMNGSRTLTHSISDGHLQGGQSNNELFLQEPQTAPAQVPQGFVFGMANTISPSNPGHQLGQKGSSGLTQQTPRFKPIMVTLAPNIQTGRNTPTSLHIHGGPPPVLNSPQGNSIYIRPYITTPGGAARQTQQQPGWMSQFTPMHPQHVYQHSQPGPWTTLPSSYPASHTSPPQVTQQGHQTSHVYMPISSPTTPQAPTLHSSSLQPSTNSLYNIQNISTGPRKNQIEIKLEPPQRNNSAMHSAGPLSSTNSSVNSQTLTRSQPAVYIAASPSNTDEGISRNQPKVYISANAPAGDDQVVRNQPTLFISTNPGTTAVTRNVSGQVSMGPAFIHHHPPKGRAMGNNTSATSPRVVVTQPNTKYTFKITVSPNKPPAVSPGVVSPTFEPTNLLNLPDHYVEPEGIQHFTDPVLSHVDRINDARKLSLGSDEAACTQALLVHQKTRMGRLQRELEIQKKKLDKLKSEVNEMENNLTRRRLKRSNSASQIPSHEEMQQLRSCNRQLQIDIDCLTKEIDLFQTRGPHFNPSAIHNFYDNIGFLGPVPPKPKGPHFNPSAIHNFYDNIGFLGPVPPKPKDQRSTVKTPKNVTDIEEDEEAQWSCTACTFLNHPALNRCEQCEMPRHF
- the TAB2 gene encoding TGF-beta-activated kinase 1 and MAP3K7-binding protein 2 isoform X5, producing the protein MTSLNLDLQSQNVCHHGREGSRMNGSRTLTHSISDGHLQGGQSNNELFLQEPQTAPAQVPQGFVFGMANTISPSNPGHQLGQKGSSGLTQQTPRFKPIMVTLAPNIQTGRNTPTSLHIHGGPPPVLNSPQGNSIYIRPYITTPGGAARQTQQQPGWMSQFTPMHPQHVYQHSQPGPWTTLPSSYPASHTSPPQVTQQGHQTSHVYMPISSPTTPQAPTLHSSSLQPSTNSLYNIQNISTGPRKNQIEIKLEPPQRNNSAMHSAGPLSSTNSSVNSQTLTRSQPAVYIAASPSNTDEGISRNQPKVYISANAPAGDDQVVRNQPTLFISTNPGTTAVTRNVSGQVSMGPAFIHHHPPKGRAMGNNTSATSPRVVVTQPNTKYTFKITVSPNKPPAVSPGVVSPTFEPTNLLNLPDHYVEPEGIQHFTDPVLSHVDRINDARKLSLGSDEAACTQALLVHQKTRMGRLQRELEIQKKKLDKLKSEVNEMENNLTRRRLKRSNSASQIPSHEEMQQLRSCNRQLQIDIDCLTKEIDLFQTRGPHFNPSAIHNFYDNIGFLGPVPPKPKGTVSVGPHFNPSAIHNFYDNIGFLGPVPPKPKGTVSVDQRSTVKTPKNVTDIEEDEEAQWSCTACTFLNHPALNRCEQCEMPRHF